Genomic segment of Neofelis nebulosa isolate mNeoNeb1 chromosome 17, mNeoNeb1.pri, whole genome shotgun sequence:
GGGGCCCCTTGTTCCAAATTCAAAGACAGCTCAAGCAGAGCATTGAATCCAGTGTGGGTCCCTTCTGAACGATTGCTTCAATCGCGTGGGGAGCTCATCAGGAGACCTCCTTGGCCCTGGAGACTGTGTCTGCCCCTGCACCGTGGTGCCCCCTACTGACCCCAAGGGGCAATCACACATGAGTTCAAAACCAAATGCTGCCTGTTCCAggttggcctctctgagcctccgtttctttatctataaaatgggaacaagtgTGCCAGCCTCAGAGAGGCTTCAGCGAATCAAGAGTTTGGCATTATGTTCCTAACACTTGTTCCccctttttggtttaaaaaaaatttttttaatttattttgagagagagcgagagagagagagagcaagcaggggaggggcagagagagggagagagagaatcccaggcaggctctgggctgtcagcgtagagcccaatggggggctctagctcacgaactgtgatatcatgagctgagccgaaaccaagagtcagacgcttaaccgagccacccaggtgccccacttgttCCCCTTAATGTACCCCGCCACCCCACTCCCAGTTGCTGTTAAGGTCCCAGGGATCTCAGACACCAGGCTGAGGATTTGTCTTGCTCACTCTTGCATTCCCAGGGGCCAGCACCGTAAATCTATGTAGAATGAATGGTGGCAATAACGAATGACCCGGGGCTGATTTGGTCCCTAAGACGTCTGGAATGGCTTTGGTGTCCTGTTAGAATGTTCTAGCAGAAGCTATGCTGTAGGCCTCTGTTATAATATATCATAGAGCTGGGACCTACCAGTATGTCAGATCCCAGGATTTTCCCATGATGGGCTCGGGGCTGTGCTGAAATATGGCAGCAGGGACCGCTCAAACACACCGGGAAGCCACTACAATTCGGTTTCCCCGGACTCCACGCACAGACCTCCGGACCAGTTAAACGAATTCACGAATAACCACCGCTACACAAGGAACGCTCACGGGCTGGCTAGGATATATCCCAGGTGTACTGCAACCATTAACAGGGCCTGCTACAGGACCCCTGAGGTCCTGCTGTTAGAGAATACAAGGGGCTGCAACAGAGTAGCTACCATAGAatattccttggggcgcctgggtggctcagtcggttaagcgtccgacttcagctcaggtcatgatcttacgctctgtgagttcaagccccgcgtcgggctctgtgccgacagctcagagcctggagcctgcttcggattctgtgtctccctctctctctgaccctcccccgttcgttctctctctctgtctcaaaaataaacattaaaaaaaaaaaatattccagtggCCTGCAGCGAGAGTTGCATGGCTATGATACATTGTGATACCGCCAAAAGGTGCCCTGTTTTCCTGTAACAGGCCTGATGCCTGCTGTCATCATAAGCCTAGTACCCTGCTATGAAACTGTGCCTGCAGCTAATTTCTCTGAGAAATGGCTATGCCATGGGGACCTCCTGCTAAATGCATGCAACAGAGTATTCTAGAAGCATGCTAAAATAGATTCAGGGTCCCATGCCAGCCCACCTGGGCTTGCTATCATGGATGCAGGTTGCACAACCATATACTTGATACCTCTGGGGCCCCCTGTCAAAGACTCTTGTCCTTGGACCTTCCCGGAGGGACCCAGGGCCTGCCACCCTAAGATAGCCTGGGGGCCCCTCTCGAACAGGCTCAGGGCTCTGGAATAATTACTTCCGTCACAAGTATGACTTATTAGAATTACTTCTACTCCATTAACACACGTGAGCATGTTTCCTCCTCCAATAGGGGAGAGAGGCAagaacccattttacagattagcaAGCTGAGGCTCTGTGGTTGCCGGGAGGGGCGAGGTGGATCACCTGCTAACGCGTGGCAGGGCAAGAAATCAGAACAGAGCCTGCGGTCATAATGCTGCCACTTGGAGGCATGTGCTCATGGTCACTTCTTCCGGTTACTCCAGGCCTTGTGACCTTTGAGATTTAAATCCTATGGGATTTAAATCCTTGCGGGATTTAACTTTAATTCGGTTCCTCCACTAGACGTGAATTGAGCGCTTACAGCCTGTCCAGGCGCCGGGGATGCAGAGATCCTTGCCCTCAAGAGTTCACATTCCAGCGGCTACTAGGTAAACAAACATGCAATATCGCACAGGATTTGTACAATAAACATACAAACATGCAAGAAATGGGCCTTATCGGTCTCTGTAGGACAGTGAAGCAGGGAACGGTGGCTGGGAGGGGACTGGGAGGGGACCGGAGGTTTTGCCAGAAGGGACGAGGTGGTGAGCCTGAGGGCCTATGGTGGAAACCTGAGCTGAGAGCTTCCAGACCCAGGGCACAGTCAATGCAAACGTCCAGGGGAGTGAGCAGGTCTGGCGGAGTGAGGAGGAGGGACAACGATGGGCACAGGGCAGAGCAGAAGCCCTGAGGCTGTGATGGACTTAGGAGCTGTCTCTGCTTGTCACCCGATTCTAAAAAGGGTAGACGCCGTGGTGACCTCTCTTTGGACACAAGTAGTGCGGATCCAGGGACTCTCTCCTTGGTCTTTGCCACCTGACCCACCAGGCCCGGCAGCGCGGTCCTTGAACGCACACCAGGCAAGCGCCCCACCTGCAACGAGGTGGCCTCACACGGCGGGGTGCCAAGGAGACAGCCCAACGACCGCTGGGAGGGACATGGGAGCGAGGTTGCTGTTGTAAACACGGCAGCCCCACCCCAAACGGAAAcacctgtgggggggggggcggcctcCGGGAGCAACCTCACCACCCTTTCTGggtcccagcccccccccccccctctccgCAGGGTCTCTGTCCTCCAGCGTGGGGTGGGGCGGGCTCCGCAGGCTGAAACTCCGGGGCGGTGCCCCCCTCTGACCtgtccctgccccttcctgccctctttgATGCGGCCCCACTTCCTCTGGCAGGAACCCCCGCCCTTACTGGGTCTGGGTAAAAAGGAGCCGCTGAGCCGGTCCGGAGAGGCGGCGTCCCTGGAGGTGGCAGCTCCTCTCTGCTCACGGCCCTGTCTCCCAACCCTTGTACCAGTGCTGTGGCTCAGTCCCTGGTACAGGTATGGGGGGCAGGGACGTGTGGACCCCAGCAGCACCGGGCCCCAAGGGGTGAAGCCAGGAGGTGCCTCCATCCCTGCCTATGATTCGGGTGAGGGTCTCTCCAGATTTGGGAAGTCAATGccgtctgcccctgcccctcctgcctcgcTACCCTTAGTTCTATCATCCCTAACTTTGTGTGTTCAAGGTCCGTCTTTTTCTGAAATCTGTCACTACCTGTGGTCTCCGTCCTTGTTCAGAGTTCAGCTGACCCCTGTCCTTATCTCTGCAACTGATGGCTCAAGgtccctctcccttttcccagTTTTTCTGGATCACAATGCCTTCCACTGCTACCCTCAACCTTTCTCCCTTCCCCGTTTTCCCGATACTCAAGGTCACTGTCTGGCTAGATCTCTTTTCCTGCaatttttttggtctttccttgCATTTGCCTGACCCTGTCCCCATTTCTCCCCAACTCcaatttctctccttccccaaggCCACCCCAACACGGTCTCACTTCCAGGGGCTCCCTAAGCCATCTCCGAGCGGCCTGCAATTAGGGGCTGCAGAGGTGGGTTCCAGCCTGGCTCCAGCTTGGCCTCACTATACCACATGCCTTCAAAGCCAATTTCCTTCGATTTTCAGGCAAAGGAAGTCTCTAGAACCTTAGGCCTGGAGCTCGGCTACTCACTGAGGGGAGAAACTGCCCCCCTCAGATGagtttgctcatctgcaaaaggGGCCTGGTGCTGGCCCaggagggggcagtggggtggTGGCTGCCAGGCTTCCCTGGGCCACTCCTTCACCCGGGAGACAAGAAATCCCAGGTTGAAGTCAAGACCCCCGCAGTTCAGAAAGAGGCAGCACAGAACTCTGCAAGCCCAccgacctccccccaccccacccagaccCAAGGGTGGCTgcttcttcctcccccctcccaaggAGGCCAGAAAGGGCCCAGACCGGAGTTGAGAACCCAGGGGCCTACGCCCTCACTCACTTCCTCCCCAGAGACTGAGGGGTGAGGGGGGGACACGCCCCGACCAGGTAGGAGACTTTACTTACTCCGACACCAAGAGGTGACATGGACCAAAAGGAGGCCCAGAAAGGGAACAACATCTTAACACAGGTTCATATCTTCACCCAGAGAGACGAGAACAGACAGGAAGGGTTTGGCTCCCAGTCCCACCCACACATAAGGGGGTCCAGAGGATGAACGAGAACCCCGTGTTCCCATCAACCCCAATTCCCAGGGACAATCCCTCTGCTAAAGGCGCAGACACCCGGAGCCAAGCCCATGACTgggaaaataactttattttcttcgGGGGTGTGGACAGACGTCTAGTCTCAGAACTTCTGGAATTGCTTTTTGGTGCCAGCGGCCTTTGTGACTTTGAGCACGTTGAAGCGCACAGTCTTGCTCAAGGGCCGGCACTCGCCCACTGTGACAATGTCGCCGATCTGGACATCCctgtggaggtgggcaggggctgtGTCACACGCTGGGCTGCCCCACTCAGGCCATTAGAGGCCAAGGCCTGTCCGCGTGAGCGCCACCAAACCTCATCCCAGCTCCAGCTTCCAATCCCACCTGCCCCCAGTCACTGTTTACGGAACAGAGCGTGCAAGGCACTGAACTCAAAGCCGTGTAGAGGACACTCCAGCCCTTCCAAGGGGCCTCTCAGGGCAGAAAATCGCCATCAACCCTCTCCACCTGACACACACAGGGGGTTCCTGAGGACATCTGCTGGCTTCCAGCGGTCTCCTCATACCGTCTCCTATGGTTTCCTGCCCACACGGCAGCCGGAGCGCCCTGTGAGCCCGGGGCCACGTCCCAGGGTCACTCGGACTCGGGTGCAGACCACCCCCGCCTCTCCACCCGGGAACCCGAGGGCCCGCCATGTTCACCTGAAGCAGGGGGACAGGTGCACGGACATGTTCTTGTGGCGTTTCTCAAAGCGGTTGTACTTTCGGATATAATGGAGGTAGTCCCGGCGGATGACAATGGTCCTCTGCATCTTCATCTTGGTCACcacacctggggggaggggacagatggTAGGTCAGCCcccctgggagggaaggggagcctTGGGCCGCCCAGAACAACGCTGAGAATTGGGCTCCCAAACCCTGCTTCTGACATCAGCCGTGCCAAGTGGCTTTCTCAGCAGTGCCCGCGGTGGGCATCGGAAGACCATCGTGAGAAGACATCACCTGCCAGCGCCCCCCTCACCCAGGAATCCAAGCGTCCCCCAGATGCAGAAGTCCTCACTCACCAGACAGAATCCGCCCTCGGATGGAGACGTTACCAGTAAAGGGGCATTTCTTGTCAATATAGGTGCCCTCAATGGCCTGaacaagggagagaaaggagtgaGCCTGGCACCTGTAGTTCCTGAACAAAATAGGGGGTGTGGCCTTAGGTACACAAACTACAATTCCCAACGGCCCCGGGAACTGCCACTCCGTGGGTACCCACGTGGGAGGACACTGGGGTCTCCTTCCTTCTGAGTCTCTCCAACCCCCTACCTCCTTGGGCGTCTTGAAGCCCAAACCGATGTTTTTGTAGTATCGCGGGAGTTTCTCCTTGCCAGTTTCTCCAAGCAGGACCCTcttcttattttgaaagatgGTTGGCTGCTTTTGGTAGGCACGCTCAGTCTACGTGGATGGGGAACAAGCTGGTAAGCTCTCGGAGCCAGCAACCTGGCCTGGAAAACCTCCCCAGAAACCCCCAAATCCCACCCTCTCCAGCCTTTACTCCCTAAACGTCAACCTCCAAAACCTGGATAATAACCATCTACAACAGTCACACCAAGAGTTGAGTTCAGCCCCCAACTCTGAACCGGAGTTACCTCCGTATTTATGCTCCAAAACACTTCCCATCACCCGAATTCATTCCTTAAAACTCAGACAGAAACAATAATTCCTCTAACAACCTGTACACCTTTTGGCAAAGATTCTCCCAGACACAAGGGCGCCCACTCAGGATTCTCTCCTACGATATACACGACTTcagaaataaataccaaaacGATGGGCTTCCTGGATTAACCCAATGGCCCAAGGCCTCCAGAAATACCTCTCATAAGGCTTGAGCCTCTCCTAAACCCCACGTGGGGGAGACCCTAGTATTTACGCGGTGCTAATTAGAGTAATTCACAGACACGCGCCCTCTGCCCGAATTAACGTCTGGAAAATCGAGGCCGCCCTGCATGAACCCCCAAACAGGGGCGCGGGTCCTTCTCTCCAGGACGCGCCCGTGACGCCGGGACTGGACCCCGCCACCTCCGCGGCGGCCCGGAGCCCGCACCTGAATGTCCGCCATCTTCCCGGCCGCCTGGAAAAAGGAAAGCCGCGGCGGCGTCCGGGTTTCCTTATCGACCGCACAGGGGCTAGAGAGGAAGTGACGAAAGGGGGCGGGAGCACGGTTTGGGGCGGTGCCTCGGACGCGACGGTGATTGACAGGAGGCCCAAACACGGCCCGCGATTCGGAGACTGCAGGGACGCCCACAAGACGAAGGGCCGAGGGTCGGGAAGCGGCGGACGCTGTCTCGCGAAAGTCAGGCCGCGATTGCGCTGGGCGCCCTAGTTCACGTTGGGAAGGCAAGGCCAGCCTTGAGCCTGCCTACATTATCGCGAGAGTTACAGGGAGGCGGTCAGCGTTCGGCGGGGCTAAAATCACGTGGGATTTGAGGACCGCGTGGCTTCGTTTCTGTAGAATTCAAACGCGATGCGGTGGCGGCCATCTTTTTGCGGGGCACGCGGCTGGAGGGTCTTAGGAGCTTGGGTAACGGCACCGCCGTCTTTGTGAGGGGCGGGCGTTAACCAagagtggttttttgtttgttcaaatTTAATGAACGTTGTTGTTTCATTCCCAGACAATGGTTTCGCGAATAAAAACCCTTCTGCTGATGTACCAGCACTGTCTGTAACAGCACTGttcagaactttctgcaatgatgaaaatgttctgtatctgcacCTCTCAGCACCTGGCCCCTGACACTTGAAATGCGTATGAGACTGAGGACCtgaatttttaactttgtttaatgTTATTaggtttaaatttaaatagctacttGGAGCTAAGCCTATGGCATTGGGCAGTGCAGGTCTATAATTGgatacttgttatttatttttttgttcgagagtttatttttaagtaatctctaaacccgcccaaggtggggctcaaattaacaaccttgagatcaagagttccatgttATACTGAACCAGCCAGAATCCcccttatttgttattttatatacattcttAGAAAGCAAAGTCTTACGAAACagggtgtgttttttttgttttttgttgttgttttgtttttttagattcaacTGACAAAGGATTGCTATCGGGAGAGTCCAAACCCTCCCTTGTCAATTTGTGTACTTATCCTGTAGCGTGGGGCACGGGTGCAGGACATTTGAAGGAGCTAATCCCTTGTGATCTGGCTCTTGTCTCCATTTTACGCTCTTAGAGCCGAATGCTCTTTTCCTCCTCTAATTTACATCTACATctaattttttagaagtttatttatcttgagagagagcatacaagcaCTAGTGGGGGAGAAGCGGAgaaggaatcccaggcaggctctgagctgtcagcacggagtcccatgaggggctcaatctcacaaaccttgaaatgatgacctgagcccaaatcaagaatcaacctactgagccccccgggcgcccctgaaggCAGGAATCTTTATCTGCTTTGTTCTCCAGAGCATCTGGCAGCTGTCTTATACTGGGTGCCTAATTTATACTTGTGGACTAAAtcactaatgaatgaatggaggatTGGGGGATGTATCAAAATGTCCACCATTACAGGCAGCCGTATAAATCACGCCATAGCTCCACCTTGGAATATTCTGCAAGCACTTAATAAACGTGAGGTAGATCAATCGATCCAGAGGTGAAAAGATTGCCAgctatattttgggtttttttttaattttttttcaacgttttttacttatttttgggacagagagagacagagcatgaacgggggaggggcagagagagagggagacacagaattggaaacaggctccaggctcccagccatcagcccagagcccgacgcggggctcgaactcacggaccgcgagatcgtgacctggctgaagttggacgcttaaccgactgcgccacccaggcgcccctatattttgtTTCTAAGTTTGCAATTAGTTCTGAATAGGTATTTCATGCGCATGGTACAAcattcagaaagaacaaaaagcgagaggtgcctgggtggctcagttggttaagcctctgacgcttgatcttggctcaggtcaccatctccccatttgtgagtttgagcccatcgggctctctgttgtcagtgcagttcctgcttctgcccctgtctccctctgcccctcccacaccctctctctgtctctttaaaaaacaacaaaacccacaaaactgcaaAAATGAATGGCTCTCTCTCCTACTCTTCTCCCCAGACACCCACACCCAGTTTTCCTCTCTAGAAGCAACTGTTGTCATCCTGCTATCAGCTTGCAATGTGTCTTCCAGACTACTTTACCTTCAGATGAATTTATACACGGACAAAGCAAACTGCAGAGCAAAAGGCATAGTATGACCCACAAAGTCaataacaaatatgtattgacaAGCTATGGGATGACTGCCTTTTCTACAGCTGGGTACTGTGATATAATTGTGGACTATATATATTTGTGGGTATCACAGACTGCCTTGTTCAGTAATGTAGCCAAGAGTTACATATGGTTATTTACATGTAATCTGAgtgactggggaggggagggggggtggggggtgcagctCGGTGCCAGAGCCAGTGCTTCCAGGTCCTGGGTTCctgggttcctgggttcgagccctggcaAGTCCAACCACTggctcttcattctttttttaatttttttttaatgtttatttatttgagagagagagagtcagtcagagtgtgagcgggggaggggcagagagagagggagacatagaatccaaagcgggctccaggctctgagctgtcagcactcgAACTCACacattgcgagatcatgaccccagccagagtcagaggcttaaccaactgactggcttttcattcttttttaaattttttattatttctttaatatttacttatttttgacagagagagacagaacatgagtgggggaggggcagagagcgagggagacacagaatttgaaacagtctccaggctctgagctgtcagcacagagcctgacacggggctcgaactcacagacagcgaatttgtgacctgagctgaagtcggacgctcagccaactgagccacccaggcgcccttggctCTTCATTCTTTAAGAGATACAGATTAGATTTAAATTGAATAGAATTTAAAACTCAGTTCCTCACCCGCCCTATTCATATGTCAAGTATCCagaagccacatgtggcttgCATATTAGAGAAGATTCATAACACTTTTATGAACACAGAAAATTTTGTTGGATGGCCCTGCTATagagaaatatatgtgtgtgtatatacatacatatgtgcacacatatgtgcatatatgtataagtATAAATAATAGTCTTATAGTCTTTAAGTTGTTTAATAACTTCAGAGATGTAAACGCTACAACTTacaaaaaccaattaaaaaacttaattacTTAAATTTCTTTTGCACTTAATAGCTTTGTGAGTTCTGAAACATTTTATTGTTGTGGTCATCCGTAcacccaaggcggggctcgaactcacaatcccaacatcaagagttgcacgctccactgactgagccagccaagctgtcagggcagagctggatgcggggctggggcccacgagctgtgagatcatgacctgagccgaagttgggcgcttaaccaactgagccactcaggcgccactgagtgaaacttttttttttttaagtttatttattttgagggaggcagagagagagggagagagaaccagtggtggaagggcagagagagagggggacagaggatctgaagcaggctccacactgatagcagagagcccgatgcggggctcgaactcatgaactgtgagatcatgacctgagccaaagtaggacgctcaacaggctgagccacccaggagcccccatatgaaacatttttaaatgtagttgtttccaaaaaaataaataaataaaaaataaatgtagttgTTTCAGTCCCTTTGACGGTAGCATTAGAAGGGAgggacttttcatttttctgttttaaaacctTCTatattccaccccacccccctgcaacTGACCTCAtagtaggtttatttttttacacttgatcttagccaaaaggccgagaagcgattaggtttatttttttaaagaaaaaagtaatttctgGTGTGTTTGAATAACTTGATAAAGATTTAttatatttagttaaaaaaaaaaaaaaaagcaggcctCAGAGTTGTTATCTGCAATGTGTGGTAAACTATGTACAAAAGTGAGTTAGAAAAAAGCCTGGAAGGAAATGCACGACGCTGGCCCTGGTGGTTTGCATCTCCAGGTGGTGAGATTAAGTGTGATTtcctctggtttttaaaatgcTCAGTATTTTGCAATTTGCTCAGAATAACTGGTGAGATTTTGATGataagggaaaagggaaaaaaatactgcttcaccgtgaagggggtgggggcagtttgGAGATATTTAGCTGCACAGCCTTTAATGACCACAACCCACAGTAGGAAGTACATTGTGCACTGTGACCAAACAAAcacctgtttctctctcctcctcttcccttccttcctcttgctttctttttttctgagtttatgtatttaagtaatctctctacccaacgtggggctcaaactcacagccctgagatcaagagcctcaTGCTCttccgattgagccagccaggcctcccCTTCCTCATGCTTTCTAACttgactttctcttttccttcctgcaactcactgattttttttgcttctatttctatATTCATTTTAAGTGTGGTTGGACCACTACACTTGATTTTCAGACCTGCAGTGTCAAAGAGCCTTGATGTCCAAT
This window contains:
- the RPS11 gene encoding small ribosomal subunit protein uS17, yielding MADIQTERAYQKQPTIFQNKKRVLLGETGKEKLPRYYKNIGLGFKTPKEAIEGTYIDKKCPFTGNVSIRGRILSGVVTKMKMQRTIVIRRDYLHYIRKYNRFEKRHKNMSVHLSPCFRDVQIGDIVTVGECRPLSKTVRFNVLKVTKAAGTKKQFQKF